tacattgaagaaggaaatggcaacccaatccagtattctttcctggagaattccatggacaaagaagcctgtccatggggtcacaaagagtcagacattactgagagaCTATCAGACTTTCCCCACATATCTTCTGATCCAAAGATTTGGGGCTCAAAGATTCCCTAGGTGCCTGGTTATGCATTCTCTCATTCCCAAATCATCCATCCCTCCTAGAGCAATGATTGTGTATTAATAATAAAGAAGATGAGCCACAAACCGATGGTCAGGAATGGGTCTGTCGTTAGACTCTGCTGGTTGGACATACGCTGTCGAATGTCAGGAGTTTGATCCAAGATTGTCATCGTGACTTGTTGCCAAGGACATGGCCACTCTAACTGATCATCATTGGCTCCAGAGATCAGGTGGAAATACATTCCTATTTTAGGCAAACTATATAGATCCAAGTAAATCTGAAAGGCATATCCCTTAGAAGAATAAAATGGAGGGCTGTAGAAAGACCCATCAGGGCTGCCAATGAGCTGTGTGAAATTCCTTATATGCCAGACATGATGAGGGCACCGTGTTTCTGAGAGATTGATGTCATCAATAGACAGGCCACCCAGTGAGGCACCAGCGCCTCTGACCCCTTCAAACACCACTCGAAATTTACTTGTCGCATTCAGTGTTACATGGTAAAGTTGCCAGCTGCCAGAGGGTATATCTGCAAAAGAGGTATTATTATTTCAGAGAGGATAAAGGACCATGTGGGTCACATACAAATTGACATTAGAGTCCTAATCTTCATGGCCAAAGGATCTTTCTAGAGCTGCTGCCTCCTGCAGGTGTAAGGTATGgctttcttcttcctccagcTCAGGTCCAGTTACTCCGAGGCAGTTTTGTAGGGCCGAGTGGCTCTCTGGAATATTTGAATGCTTATCTAGCTCATTTTTATTCTTAGATAGATCACCATTTTCCAGACACAGGTGAGCAAACAATAGCATCTAACTCATGAGTACTCCATACCCAACTTATAAGTCACCTCCTCTCAGTCAGTTAAACGGACAAGCAAGCCCAAGACTTTACATTTGTACCAGATTCCTGTGGTCCTCAGCCAAAGCCTCCTTTAATCTACGTAAACTTTGATTGGAATATTTCCTCCACGTGCAAAATTTTCAATCAGTTTTTGGCAGTATTAGACAGGAATTCATCAGACCATAGAAGGCCCACAACCTACAGTTGGCTCCTTACATCATTTACCAGGGACTCAGCAttacaagcttcccaggtggcacagtggtaaagaatccacctgtcaatgcaggagaggcagatttgatccctgggttgggaagatcccctggcatgggaaatggcaaaccactccaatatccttgcctggagaattccagggacaggggcgtccggccaggtgggctacagtctatggggttacaaagagtcagacatgactgagcaactgagcatgcaaaggCATCAGTATTTATTTGATACCTGGTACCATCTCCTTTCTTCCCAAACTGCACATCCCCCTAAACTATTACTCTCTACCCTGGAGAACAGTGCACCATAGGATATCCTGTGTTATTTTCTTATATCATACACTCAAATAAGAAGCAGTACATTAAACAATTTTTAGAAGCTCATCCCACAAAGGGAAAGAATAGCTCAGGAATTCATGTCAAATAGTAGTTAACACAGTGCCTTAAAATTTACATGTATTAGCACTTAATGAGAAACACGTAGCTTGAAAATCAGTTAGAAAGATCCAAATTACAGGAAACGCTGTTGTCCATGGAAAGACCCTGAATTGAACAAAAATCTTTCATGAGAGCTTCCCTTTGATTTTGATCAGTACTTTCAGCTTAAATTCTGGACTTCTAGGCAGGTTTCTTAAGTACACTTTGTGCTATTATCTATCAGTAATAACACCCACAGATTGCTAATACAAAGGATTATATATGTatagtcatgtatgcatgcaataattttatttataacctTTTACATATGCATTAGATACatgttatatacatgtataatgtatggtatatatacatgtcagaaaaggtaatggcaccccactccagcactcttgcctggatgTATAATATGAGATTAAGAACCTCAGCTTAAAGTGGTCTTGAAGGGAAATATCATCTATGTTTCAGATTGTTTCTCCTTGTTAAACAGGGGGGAAATGGCATGATATATGGCATAACATGGATCAATTTTTATAATAGGTTTTAGTCAATTCATTCAAATCAAGAAGTCAATATGGGAAGCAAACAGTAATATAGTCACTAGCCTACaacccctcccttcctccctcaggGAACCTTCTGAACCATCTAATAGGTGGTCAacgtgacccacctcccagacacACGATTGGAAGGAAGGGTGGCCACCCCATCGTTATTGCCCTCTCTCCACTCCAAATTGCTCCAGCAGATACATTTAACCCAAATCATAACATTCAGAATCCTGCATTGGAATTTATGATTTTAGGCTACAAATTAGAGGAAGAGATCCTTCTGTAGTCTGATGGCACGTTtttaatgtaaatgtaaaatacaaactGCAAACTGGGAAGTGAAACAGCCAAAGCACCAGTTTTCTGGACAAAGCCCCTCTGAGATAACAGGACAGGTCCCCAGCCATGTTCAGGGACAGGTTCCATCCTACCTGCGGccactttctctcttctccatcctATAATTTAGTTATGTTGAGCCAGTAACTCTTCCAGGTTTGCCTAATCTAGTTtccattctattttattatttgccAAGAACTAACTTCGCCAACACCAGAGACCAGTCTACAGTCTCTTAAGTGAGCGTCACGTATTCTATAGCACAGAAAGCACTTTCATTTTAGCTTCCTAACCACAGCATAAAACAAGGAGGATCAGGTTCTAGGTTCTAGGTTCATAACCCCTACCCTGTTGTAAGTGGTtgcattaaataaaacattaagattGCCTCGCTCTGTTTGGGTTGGACTTGTATGcacggctatatttaaaatggataaccaacaaggacctactgtatagcgcagggagctctgctcaatgttatgtggcagcctggctgggaggggagtttggggaagaatggctacatgcatatgtatgactgagtctctttgctgttcacctgaaactatcctattacaacattgttaatcagctataccccaatacaagataaaaatttaaaaaataaaaagatggccTCACTTTGAatgtaagaataaaaatgttgATACTGTACCTTTTATTTGTTCCACAAGGCTTACAGTCCTGCTCGGATGAGCCGCAGAATACTCCCTGATATAGATGTTCAGTTGGTCATCTTTACTTCCACTGTTGTACAAAAAAAATTGCAAGCACTGAAATCCTCGTTTAGGGTAAAGTATTCTACTTTCCAGTATTGCTGTGGCCCCCTCGTTTACAGAGCTACAGTTGAAATGCATGAAGAAGCCAGAACCTGTTAAGAGGATAAGAGCAGAACTGAGAAACCAAGTACTGGATACAAGGATGCATATCTTGTGGGCACTCTGTTCCCACTTAGTTCCTGCTGTATGCAGGGCACTGTTTGAGCACCGAAATGCAGATCTTGGAGCAGGCAGACTATGAAAATAGCAACATTAGATCACTTTTTTCTTACTATAGTTGttagttttcaaaaatgaaaaaaaaggggggacttccctgggtccaatggttgagacttcaccttccaatgcaggaggtgcaggtccAAAATCTGTTCAGGGAGTTAAGATTCCCACATGtctgggccaaaaaactaaaacataaaacagaagcagtattgtaacaaattcaataaagactttaaaaatggtccacatcaaaaaaatcttttaaaaaatgggaagaagtgTTACCTGCTTAGtctagcctctctctctctttctccatcccttcctccctcctacAGTAGTACCTATGGAGGGCCACTATCCACTATTcaaatctacatttaaaaaatattttttattgaaaatatgtgacatgctgatggtgattgcaaccatgaaattaaaagacacttactccttggaaggaaggttatgaccaacctagatagcatattaaaaagcagagacattactttgccaacaaaggtccgtctagtcaaggctatggtttttccagtggtcatgtatggatgtgagagttggactataaagaaagctgagcaccgaagaattgatgcttttgaactgtgatgttggagaagactcttgagagtccttggactgcaaggagatccaaccagtccattctaaaggagatcagtcttgggtgttcattggaaggactgatgttgaagctgaaactccaatacttaggccacctgatgagaagagctgactcattggaaaagaccctgatgctgggaaggattgagggcaggaggagaaggggacgacagagggtgagatgtttggatggcatcactgactcaatggacatgggtttgggtggactccgggatttggacatggaggcctggcgtgctgcagttcacacagtcgcaaagagtcggacacgactgagtgactgaacggaaccaTCATGTAAATTCAAGATAGGCATGTTCATTTGACACATTTATATATTGCCTTCTAATTGCCATCGTAGCAATAATTTGGCACTTCTATTTGATACATAGCATCATTTTTTTGGTGCTGGGAATAGTGAAGTCTAGTCTCTTAGCAGATTTGATGattataatacaatattgttgCCTATATTCATGATGCTGTACATTCCATCTCTAGGGCTAATTTACTATTTCTTACAAGCTTGTACCTTTAAACAATATCTGTCCTGTCCTCACCAACCcccataaaagaaaaaggagaagcacTTCCATGCTCTTAGAGACCCCAAGCCTTGCCCAGACCATCTGAGCTGTCAAGCAACAGTCCTGGGTTCTGAAATCTAGTTTCACCTATCTGCTGCCAGAAattggcaaataaataaaaacgtGGTACCTGTAGCtaaaaaatgattatttgattcaaaacaaaatttcagtAGAAATGTTTACTCATCTGAGTAAAATTAAATACACTGTACTTTCTACCTTCATTCCTGTTTGCAACAGGAATGTGTAACCTCAACCAGCTGAAGCTGCGAAATGGATTAATTCCCAGTCTGGTGCTGTTCACTGGAAGATCTCTTGGATTCTGAAAGCTTCAGGGAAACAAAACCCCACTGCTCCAGAGGTAAGAGTCCTTCCAGAGAGTGGCAGCACCCCCACCTCCTTGCAATGGGCATATATTATGGGTAGAGGCCTCacagagcccagggctggcccatggggaaaaaatatttatttttctctgacttgcttcactctgtataacaggctctaggtagcctttttctttgctgtgaaatACTGCAGAGCATATATTGGGCATATATTATGGGTAGAGGCCTCacagagcccagggctggcccatggggaaaaaagcaaactcAGACAGTAAAACCATATCCTTATATCATACAGAACCAATTCTTGAGTAGCACTAGTGGGCTATCATTAGTAATTCTAATACAAATAAGAATTCAAATTGCAGTatttcacagcaaagaaaaaggctacctagagcctgttatacagagtgaagcaagtcagagaaaaataaatattgtatattactgCATATCTATGAAATCTAGACAAATGGAactaatgaacttatttgcagggcagcaatggagacacagacctagagaacagactttccacacagcaggggaagaaaaGGGTGAGACAAACTGGGAGAGCAGTATGGagacatgtacattaccatatgtaaaatagatagctagtgggaagttgcaaGTTACAGAGaaaacagggagctcagccctgtGCTaagtgatgacctagaggagtgggaaagggtgggaggtgggaggggggttcaagagggaggggacatgtgtatacctattcatgttgatgtacggcagaaactagcacagtattgtaaagccattatcctcccattaaaactaaatttaaaaagaagaaaggaagaaaaaggcttGAAGCACTGAGAATAAAACCCAGAAGAATCTCACTCCTGTTACCTCTGCACCGGCCCATGTTGGAGTGATCGCTCTCCGGCCCCTGAGAGACCTGGGAGAGCCGCTGCCAGTCAGCACTGTCTGCTGAACTCTGAATCATCCCACACACATTTTCCAGCTCAAAATCGCACGACTCCATAAAGCTCAAGGAGGAGGCTacaaaagcaacagaaacaaTTACTGACATGCAGATCGAACACAATAAGCTAAGTAGTAAAAACAGCTCATCCAGAAGAACTAGGAATTCTAGGGTGATATTAAAGGGGACTCGTCGCTGagtcagggtgatggtggcttgaaGATCTCTTGATATCTGCAAAACCAAGACAACCAACCAACTGTGAGTTCTGTATAAGCTGCCTCCCTGAGTCTTGTTTATCAGATCAACTAACTGTGTTCGAAACCTGAGTAGAgccgcttccctggtggtccagtggcttagactctgtgttctcaatgcagagggcccaggttccatccttagTCAAGGGACCAGATCTTACATGCCACACCTGActgagtttgcatgctgcaactagagtgtttttgcatgccacaactaaaaagatcctgcatgctgcggtGAAGATCAAAGATTTCAAGTGCTACAACTAAAACCtggagcaaccaaataaatattctaaaaagaaagaaatatgagtCTACACTCCTCTAGTTATTCAGATTAATAAACCACAACTCAAGTTATTTGAACTCATTTATATTATGACTGTATACTTCATTTGGACTGAAAAGAGTTTTGAATATAGTTGGTCTATACATTTGAGTTAGCAACAGTTTCAGAAACTTGAAGGGGGCATGCTGTGACAGGACTCAGTTGGTTTTTAAATCTGAAGCCCAGAACACATGAGAAGAAAAATGCTACTTCCATGTTGTCATTTGGGATCTGGGTGctaatctttttttgtttgtttgtttcctttctgaaCATCAAACTTCAACTATCAACCTACAATTAACTAACTATAATTTCAGAAAACCCAGCACAGAGTAGAATGTTTTCCTACagagcagagaggaagagagatccTGTCAAAGAATCTGTCACATACAGCAGTTATACAGTTGATTCAACTTTAAGACATCAGAGTCACTGAAATCCATTCGCTGGCCAATCACATCCATGAAGTCTGGGACCCTTGTTACAATTGTAGGTTCTGATCCATTTCCGAATGCAGTTTTACTGTAGTGCATCACTGAGCTGTAATCATAGGGAACGTTCAAGGAATCTATTACTTGATCATCATAGAAGTCAAAATTTCTCTCTTTGcctaaatgataaataaaaattttaattacaaaatttaGTTTATCTTACTCCAAAGACTGTTAACTtagaaataaagacaataaaacaTTGTGCAACATTGGTTACAACTAACACTTGATGGTATTTCAAGAGTGCTTCAAATATTCCTGTATTGGAATAGACTATTCAAACTTAGAATTATTATACCACCTGTCATGCTGAACTTGTCTAAGGTTTCACTGCAGCCCAAAGTTGGACTTGAGCATTTGGCCTAAGGTTCTAAAAACTGCTAATggaaagctatggcttttccagtagtcacaaatggatgtgagaattggaccataaagaaggctgagtgctgaagaactgatgttttcaaactgtggtactggggaagactcttgagagtctcttggactgcagggagatcaaaccagtcaaaggaaatcaagacagggaagcctggcatgctgcagtccatggggttgcaaagagtcagacacagcttagcaactgaataacaacagtgGGTAGAAAGGGTCTAAAAGGTATTATTGAAACACTCAGTGTCATTGACTGCAATGACGAGATGTAGGTATTTTCACTGGATGAAGATGAAAACAATTGGGAGgtgtgatgggatgggatggggatgaTGATGCAGGAAGGATTTATATCATCAGTGATTTCTCAGTTACTGGAATATGTGTAGATgtatgtaaataaatacatttagagAAGATTCCTGACCACTTAGCATCACTACAAATGGGTCTGATCATCAATGCATAAAGATGCATTATCAAATCAAGGCAGAAGTTTCTCACAAAAATAAGACATTGGAAACCTGAAGAACGAGGCCCTGGGTTGAAGCTAAGCACTTCTCTTGCTCTAGAAATCTTTTAGACTTGGCTATAATGTCTTCCCCCAGACTGTGGGTCAGGGCAAAGGCAGGGGCAACTAATGTGATGTTGGGATTGTGGTGTCAGGGGCCCTCAGCACACAGCAGCCCTCACTGGCCTAATTTGATAGCCATGTCATCCCTCCCCTCTCACttctctgcctccccatccccctcACCATACCCTATGGAGGCAAGACAGATAGAGAAATGAAATGTCACTGCAGAAAACATGAGTTCTAGTCGGACATGGATATTACAACCTTTCTGGAGatttccctggagatccagtggctaagactccatgctcccaatgcaagaggcccaggtctgatccctggtctgggaaatagatcccacatactgcaacaaagacccatgtggcacaactaagacccagtgcagccaaacaaacacatttgggggagggggggaggggtggagaaaTCTTTCTGACTTTGAGCACAAAGTCACAAAAAGTTCCAGCTGTTCAACTACTGCAGCGTTCCGCAATATGGGCTCCAAAGGATTATACAACcaaatactccaaaaaaaaaaaaaaaaaaaagaccatgatcAAGTCACTTTGGAAAACGCTCCTGCTGGAGATTTGCAATTCACGTTAGTCGAGCAAAGACTCCGAACAGTACAATAGTGTAAATAGCTAAGTGTAATTTCTTTTAACCTAGGATTTCCCAAATTAATTTGACCACAGATTCCTTTCTACAAAACACCTGCGAAAAAATTGTGGGACAGTGCTCCATAAAATACTCTTTAGGAAACACTGGTTCCTAACATCACATCCAGCTCAAACTGGGGTTCTGGAAAACTGTTCCCCAATGGCCATCAGGGACTTCATCTCTTACTGAGTTAGAGCCAAAtatgctcagccgtgtccaactcttggtgaccctatagactatagcctgccaggctccttgtccatgggattctccaggcaagaatactagagtgagtagccattcccttctccaggggggtctttccaacctagggatcaaatctgtgtctcttgcatctcctgcattggcaggcagattctttaccactagcaccacttgggaagcccagagccaAATGAAGTAAGATCAAAACATCAGAGTTTTCCCATTATTAATAGACAACACCAATGGCAGAAGAAAGCACATGTTTAGAAATCCAGTATTTACGTTTAAAACAATGTAAAACAACAAGATAAACCTACCTGAAATAATTCTGTTCCAAATTATGCTGACGTAGTCATTCCGATCGGACCGTGACTGTTCATGCCAGAACCCAAGGGCATGGAGAAACTCATGTTGAACCGTTGCTATTTTGTCACAGCCCTCTCCGATGGACAGTTGTTGCATCCCAGTAAATTGCTTCCCCACTGAAGACCAGCAGCTGACAGGGGAGTTTACAGTACAAGGAGGAGAGGCTTTTATATTGATGCAGGTTAAGGTCTTAGAGCTAAATCCCTAATGCCTAATCTACCTGGTTACCTAAGATCCTAGATCTTTCACTTGTGTCTAAACACCGTGCACTTCTCCCAAAACCCAGTGAGGTATGAAAAGCCTTCCAGACCAGATGATCTTTGGAGAACTTGGGCTGACACCAAATGTTAAGGAGTAATTCACCCTCCACTCGGCCTGGCCTGATTTTTTCTGAATATCCCCAAATTTTTCAGATGGTCCTTGAATAAGGGTTCTATACAGGTAGAGAAACTACTCAGAACTGCTGACCTTGAGTCAAATAACTATCATCTTCTTAAGCAAAGTAGTAAGAGTTCtcggatagcaaggagatcaaaccagtcaatcctaaaggaaatcaaccctgaatattaattgaaggaactgatgctgaaactgaagttccaatactttggccacctgatgcgaagagctgactcactggaaaagaccctaatgctgggaaagattggagacaaaaggagaagagggcaacagaggatgagatggttggatggtatcacagattcaatggacatgaacttgggcaaactctgggagatggtgagggacagaggggcccagtgtgctgcagaccatggggtcacaaagagccggacatgactgagagactgaacaacaacaacaagagttcttcggttaaaataaatttaaatacacaTGCTTGCATGCGTACAGATGGGTTTTACTTGAAGGCAGAAGTAAGGAGCTTATTAGAACTCCCCTGATGatctagtggctaagattccaagcttccaatgcaaggggcctgaattcaatccctagtcagggaactagatcccacatgccccaactaagacctgaggTAGCTAAATaagtagatattaaaaaaaaaaaaaaaaaaaagagcggcTTCCTTGgtgccttagtggtaaagaatctgcctgccaaagcagaagacgcGGGTTCGCTCCTTGGTTCGGGAAGACCCCACATAGCACAGAGCAACTGGGCACgggcaccacagctattgagcctgtgctctagagcccatgtgccataactaccgatgtctgagtgccctagagcccaagctctgcaacaagagaagccaccgcaatgagaaacccacacaccaaaACTAGAgcgtagcccccactcaccacaactaaagaaaagcccaggcagcaacaCAGACCCAACACTgctaaactaaataaataaaagaaataaatggcaccccactccagtactcttgcctggagaatcccacggacagaggagcctggtgggctgcagtccatggggtcgcaaagagtaggacacgactgagcaaatacaCTTACTTAAGGAGTGCGGAAACTACAAACAGGCTGAAGGTCAGAGTCTTAGGGCGGATGGCATGTGACCCCACCCTCCTTGTCTTTACAAGGTTGAGACAGTGCAGTCTGGTTTTATGGCGAGAGGGAAACTACATCCAGCAAATAGCAATGGAAGCCCCAGCCTCCCTCAAGGTTAGGGTCCAGGGCAATCACTATGATGCAATGTCCCAGCCACAGCAATTCTCAGAACACTTAGAAGACAAACTCTTCAATTTACCCATTGCCCTTGAACACTGATATATAGCTGGGTTCTCCAGACCAAGGCTTGAAGTCAATGCATGATTTTAGGCGATAGCGTTCAAATGCCTTGAGAATAACCCCCCTGGCATTCATCTCTGaagggagaaaacaaacaaaaataaacttattaaaaTTATCACCATTGAACAATTCACCATGGAAACAGGGCCTGTAATATATTGTTTATCATGAATTAATCCCTCTATGaaaatttagcattttattttttacaaaacttAGTATACAGTATCAATTAAGTATCACATGTAAGTATTTGGTTGTTcttcagattattttattttgcccCATGTATATTTCTCTGGAGCCAGGATAGTGcagatagcaaaaaaaaaaaaaaaaaggagggggcgTTTCCTTACCTCTGAGAACACATATACTCATTCACAGACAACCAAAATGAACCATCACTGTCACATGCTTCATCTAAGAagctataatatatatttaaaggccTGCAGCAGAGTTTTTAATCTGAAGACCTTGAGATGAGAGGGACCATGAATATGTTGAGATAGTATTCAAAGAATTATGTCTATACCTCTATTCATATCTATCTCAGCAAAGTGCAATTTCTGGGGAGAGCGTTCATAAGATTCTCAAATGAGTTCAGGGTCTAAAATACGAATAAGAACAACTGCTTCCAAGTTGACTGCTGCTAACAGTTTAGATAGAACAGTGCTCAAAGAAGGCAGGGGCAAGAAACCAATAAAGGTATGCAGGAAAAGAAGCTCAGAGGGCAATCTGGGGGAAGGGGCCATATCAGGTGCATATGAAGAGATAGTCACAAATCAGAGCAGGTACTGGTGAAGTGAAGGATGGTGGCTGCCAGCAGTGGGTGACCATATGGCAGAGAAGATGGTGTGTTGACTGGTTCCAACCAGACACACCTGGGTTCTCTCCTATCCTCACTACTtacttttttttctaaaccagagtcaaacatgactgagcagctaacttTATGCTTTTTATACAATTAAAACAATGAACAACTGTTAAGTTAGAAATTTAACAATTATAAAAACAATTAACCATTCAAAAGTAAACATTGCAGGGGCAATTTCACACATGCATAATGTTCTTCAACAACTTGTCTGTCTAGTTCCAAAACGCCTTCATCACCCCAAGAGGACACTTTGTACCCATTAAACCATTGCGTTCTCTCTGTATGGATTTTCTTattctgtgaaaagtgaaaagtcttAGTTGCTTagagtgcccaactctttgtaaccccatggactgtaacctacaagGTTCCTCTGTTTGTGGAATGCTCCAGgcgagactactggagtgggttgccattcccttctccagggtatcttcccaatccaggaactgaacccagatctcccgaataacaggcagattctttatggtctgaaccaccagggaagccccattcctaTTCTAGtccttcctattttttttaattggaggacaattgctttacaatattgtgttggttcctgccatacaacaacatgaatcagccatcagtataTCTATGTCCCCTCTATCTagagcctccttcccaccacccctcatcccacccctctaggtcatcacaccACGAGGATGAGCCCCTTGTGTTATATAACAACTTCCCATTAGCTTTCTATCCATTTACTATTGATGCATAATCTTTGCCAATTTAATTCACCTTTGGAGTTTTGGTATTATCACAAGACCAGCTAAGAGGGGAAATAAAATCGACTTTGCAGGAATATTGTAAGACTAGCACAGAAAGAAGAGTGAAGTTCCAAGCACAGTAGTCCCCATGGATCTGCGGTTTCACTTTCTGTGGCTTTGGTTACCTGCCATCAACCAAAGTCCAAAAATATTGAATGGAAAACTGCAGACATAAGAGTTGATGATCATGAAACTGCATGCCGCTCTGAGCAGCCTGAGGAAATCTTGTGCCACACTGCTCCATCCCACCAGGGATTCCCCAATCTTAGATGTCCATCATCTGCTTTCAATATCCACTCAT
The Ovis aries strain OAR_USU_Benz2616 breed Rambouillet chromosome 23, ARS-UI_Ramb_v3.0, whole genome shotgun sequence genome window above contains:
- the MEP1B gene encoding meprin A subunit beta isoform X2, producing the protein MTSWDLPWFLCSAALLSVSGLIWDWIFLRETSCLMRCKKEMPSLEKDIEMNARGVILKAFERYRLKSCIDFKPWSGEPSYISVFKGNGCWSSVGKQFTGMQQLSIGEGCDKIATVQHEFLHALGFWHEQSRSDRNDYVSIIWNRIISGKERNFDFYDDQVIDSLNVPYDYSSVMHYSKTAFGNGSEPTIVTRVPDFMDVIGQRMDFSDSDVLKLNQLYNCSSSLSFMESCDFELENVCGMIQSSADSADWQRLSQVSQGPESDHSNMGRCRGSGFFMHFNCSSVNEGATAILESRILYPKRGFQCLQFFLYNSGSKDDQLNIYIREYSAAHPSRTVSLVEQIKDIPSGSWQLYHVTLNATSKFRVVFEGVRGAGASLGGLSIDDINLSETRCPHHVWHIRNFTQLIGSPDGSFYSPPFYSSKGYAFQIYLDLYSLPKIGMYFHLISGANDDQLEWPCPWQQVTMTILDQTPDIRQRMSNQQSLTTDPFLTIDNGNYFWDRPSKVGAQVIFPNGTQFQRGRGRGFHNFMTQELLKSRDFIKGDDVYILLTMEDISHLNTQNDPLPTLDVNDLCTSFRCENDGICILQNGKAECRCRSGDDWWYMGERCEKRGSTRDTIVIATSSTAAVFALMLIVTLVSIYCTRKKYRKEPSSRTVNTIMENQYAL
- the MEP1B gene encoding meprin A subunit beta isoform X5; the protein is MNARGVILKAFERYRLKSCIDFKPWSGEPSYISVFKGNGCWSSVGKQFTGMQQLSIGEGCDKIATVQHEFLHALGFWHEQSRSDRNDYVSIIWNRIISGKERNFDFYDDQVIDSLNVPYDYSSVMHYSKTAFGNGSEPTIVTRVPDFMDVIGQRMDFSDSDVLKLNQLYNCSSSLSFMESCDFELENVCGMIQSSADSADWQRLSQVSQGPESDHSNMGRCRGSGFFMHFNCSSVNEGATAILESRILYPKRGFQCLQFFLYNSGSKDDQLNIYIREYSAAHPSRTVSLVEQIKDIPSGSWQLYHVTLNATSKFRVVFEGVRGAGASLGGLSIDDINLSETRCPHHVWHIRNFTQLIGSPDGSFYSPPFYSSKGYAFQIYLDLYSLPKIGMYFHLISGANDDQLEWPCPWQQVTMTILDQTPDIRQRMSNQQSLTTDPFLTIDNGNYFWDRPSKVGAQVIFPNGTQFQRGRGRGFHNFMTQELLKSRDFIKGDDVYILLTMEDISHLNTQNDPLPTLDVNDLCTSFRCENDGICILQNGKAECRCRSGDDWWYMGERCEKRGSTRDTIVIATSSTAAVFALMLIVTLVSIYCTRKKYRKEPSSRTVNTIMENQYAL
- the MEP1B gene encoding meprin A subunit beta isoform X6, which translates into the protein MTSWDLPWFLCSAALLSVSGLIWDWIFLRETSCLMSCWSSVGKQFTGMQQLSIGEGCDKIATVQHEFLHALGFWHEQSRSDRNDYVSIIWNRIISGKERNFDFYDDQVIDSLNVPYDYSSVMHYSKTAFGNGSEPTIVTRVPDFMDVIGQRMDFSDSDVLKLNQLYNCSSSLSFMESCDFELENVCGMIQSSADSADWQRLSQVSQGPESDHSNMGRCRGSGFFMHFNCSSVNEGATAILESRILYPKRGFQCLQFFLYNSGSKDDQLNIYIREYSAAHPSRTVSLVEQIKDIPSGSWQLYHVTLNATSKFRVVFEGVRGAGASLGGLSIDDINLSETRCPHHVWHIRNFTQLIGSPDGSFYSPPFYSSKGYAFQIYLDLYSLPKIGMYFHLISGANDDQLEWPCPWQQVTMTILDQTPDIRQRMSNQQSLTTDPFLTIDNGNYFWDRPSKVGAQVIFPNGTQFQRGRGRGFHNFMTQELLKSRDFIKGDDVYILLTMEDISHLNTQNDPLPTLDVNDLCTSFRCENDGICILQNGKAECRCRSGDDWWYMGERCEKRGSTRDTIVIATSSTAAVFALMLIVTLVSIYCTRKKYRKEPSSRTVNTIMENQYAL